The genomic interval GGCTCTTCCACAGCGGCCCGCCCATGTCAAGGCTGGTCCGGAAATCAAGCGTCGGCGCGGTGGAAACCCCCCCGCCCTCCTGCCGGTACACCCGGACCCGGTGCGGCACGGTGCGCCCCGTCATGAATCGGCTGACCGTCTCGCGGACACCCCCGTCGAAAAGCTCCGTGCCCTCCGTGACCAAATCGGAGAGGCCGTCGCCGTCCAGGTCAAGAAACGCGGCCTGGGGTAGAAACTGGGGAAGGCACACACTGCGCCGCACCGTGAAGCTGTCCCCGCCGTCCAGGCTGGCCCAGGTCTCCAGCAGGGACACCTCCAGGTTGCGCCCGCCTGAGCGCGCCCGGCGGTGGCCCGCGAAGTCCGGCACGTTGTCAGGATTCAACCGGCACGGGCGCACATGCTCGGGCACCGCCGGGCCCCGCCACACGGCCGGCTCCCCCTCGAACGCGAAGCCGTTCTCTTTGAATCCCAGCGGATAATGCGTCCGCTCATGCACAAAGCTCCCCGCGGACCCCGGACCGCGCGAGAACACGGAGACGGCCATGTTCATGACCGACACGTCGCAGAGCATCTGCCGCGCGGGAAAGGCCAGCGCCCGCCGCGCGCGCGGCCACAGCGGCCTGTCGTGCATCTGCACAAGCTGGAGCCCGGGATACACCGGCAGAAGCCCGGCGGGGGCGTACTGCCCGTTCCGCCAGGAAAAAAGAACCAGCCCGTCCTCGGCGGCGGCCGCCAGCTCGGGCCGGCCGTCCCCGTCCACGTCGTGCAAAAAACGGCCCAGCCGCCCCCCGGAACCCGACGGGTCCGGCCCCGCGCCCGGCCACTCCACACACTGCGCGTGGTCCTCCTTGAACTTCCCCCCGTCCCAGGAAAAAACCAGCAGCTCCCCCCCGCCCACGGCGTAAAGCAGGCCCCCGTGCGTGTCAAGCAGTTTGCCGTCGGCCTCCCGCGGCAGGACGCCGCGCGCCTCCGCCGGAAACCCGCCCCCGCGCTGGAACCACACCCCGTGGTCGAACAGGAGGTCCGCCAGACCGTCCCCGTCAAGGTCCGCCTGGCGGCAGTTCATCATCGCCTGGTCGGAAAGGGGCTTGAGCGGACCCACCCACAAGCCGTCCGCGGACTGCGGCGTGAACGTCAGCGCCCCCAGCGCCAGGGCCGCCGCCATCCCGGCAATCATGCCGTGAGGTCCCGGCGCCCCAGCACCAGCATGGCGCCCCCCACCGACGGAAGCGTCACCCCCAGCGAGGCGGCGGCGCAGCGCCAGGCCATGGGCGACCACGAGGCGTCCAGACCGTCGCAGCGGTTGACGAAAACCTGCCAGGGCGCCTCCAGGTAGGTGGTGAAAACCCAGGCGTCCACGCCGAGCGGATGCTTCACCAGGTCCAGCAGCAGCCACACCCCCAGCGTGACCATGGCCGCCGTGGCCGTGCTACGGGTGCAGGCCGACGCCAGCAGCGCCAGCGACGCGCCCGCCCACAGCGGCAGCAGCGACAGCAGCCCGCCCAGCAGCCACGCCCCGAACATCGCCTCGCGCGTGTGGACCAGCTCCCCGCCGTAGGCCACGCCCTGCAGATCGCCCAGGGCGAAGGCGACGCCCCACGACGCGCCCCCCACCACCGCCAGCAGCAGGACCGCATACGCGGCCCCGGCCAGAAACTTGGCCAGCACGTACTCGCGCCGGAGAATGGGGCGCACCAGGTAAAAACGGACGGCCCCGGACCCCGTCTCGGGCGCCAGCAGGCCCGCGCACCACACCAGCAGCATCACAAACCCCACCAGGCCCAGCGCCATCGGGCTCGCCTGCGCGATAAAGTCGTAGTCGCTCCGGCCGTCCCGGACCACCGGGCGAAGCGGCAGCGTCAGCCCCACGGCCGCGCCCGCCATCAGCGGGCCCGCCCACGTCTGCCACAGGCGCATCGCACGAAGCAGCTCGGCCAGCCAGGCCAGAAAGACCCGGCGCGTCATGGCGCGGTCACTTTCAGAAAATAATCCTCCAGCGTCAGCCGCCGGGGCAGCAGTCCCGACACCCGGAACCCGCCGCCCACAAGCGCCGCCGCCACCTCGTCCGCCCTGGGGCCGTCAAGCTCCAGGCGCACCCCGTTCCCGTCCGCCGATGCCGAAAGCACCCACGGCTCGCGCCCAAGCAGGGCCGCGGCCTCTTCGGGACGGTCGCAAAGCGCGTCCACCCGCGACAGGTCCCACGGGCGCAGGGACGCCTTCTCCTCGCAGGCCACCAGGCGGCCCTTGTTCAGAATGGCCACCCGGTCGCAAAGCGTCTCCACCTCGCCCATCTGGTGGCTCGAAAAAATGATGGTCACCCCCACGTCGTCCGCGAGGCGGCGCAAAAATCGGAGCACCTCCCGCGTCCCCTCCACGTCCAGCCCCGAGGTCGGCTCGTCCAGCACCAGCAGCTCCGGCTCCGTCAGGATGGCCTGCGCTATCCCCAGACGCTGCCGCATGCCCTGCGAGAGCGCCCCCACCTTCATCCCCGCCGCATGCTCCAGGTCCGCCGTCTTCAGCGCCCAGTCCGGGGACATGTTCCGCCCGGAAAGCAGCGCGTGAAGTTTCAGCACACGGCGCACGGTCAGATGCTCGTGAAAGGCCGGACGCTCCACCAGCACCCCCATCCGCCCGGCGATTTGAAGAAAATGGCGGTCAAGGTCAAGGCCGAATATCTCCACACGGCCCGATGTCCGCCGGATTAGCCTGCAGAGCATCCCGATGGTCGTGCTCTTCCCCGCACCGTTCCGGCCCAAAAGGCCCAGCACCTCGCCCCGGCGCACCTCCAGCGACAGCGCGTCCACCGCCAGCGTGCGCCCGTAGCGTTTCGTGAGGTTCTCAAGGGCCAGGCATGTCTCCATGCGCCGCATTCTACCACGCCCCCGCGCCCGCCCCAAACCGCCACCCCGCCACCCCGCCCGATCCGTCCAATCCGTCCCATCCGTCCCATCCGTCCCTTCTCCCCCAAAATTCGACCTTCTGGCACGGCATGGGTGTATACTCTTTACAAGAATGAAAGCGTGCCCGGCCCGGCAACATGAACAGGGGGTTCATCATGCGGGATTCTGAAGAGTATCCGGCCCTGGACGCCGGTGTGGTGGTGGCCGACCGGTATGAGATACTCCGCCGCATCGGCAAGGGGGGCATGGGCGAGGTCTTCCTGGCGGCGGACCGAAATACCGGGCAGAAGGTCGCCCTCAAGACGCTCCACGCCAAATACTCCCGGAACATGAACGCCGTGGCGCGCTTCATCCGCGAGGTCCGCCTCGCCCGCCGGCTGAACCATCCGGGCATCGTCAAAATCTTCGACGCGCGCCAGTGGGAGGGGACCCTCTTCTACACCATGGAATATGTCGAGGGGAAAAGCGTCCGCCACTGGCTCCGGCAGCGCGGCAAACTCGACTTCGGCTCCACCGTCCGCATCCTCTGCCTCGTCGCGGACGCACTGGAGCACGCCCATAAAATCACCATACACCGCGACCTGTCCCCGGAAAACGTCATGGTCCTCCGGGACGGCTCGGTGCGCCTCCTCGATTTCGGCCTGGCCAAACTGGACGACGAGTTCCGCGGACTCACCCTGGTCGGGGTCAACCTGGGCAAACTGAAGTACATGGCCCCCGAGCAGCGGCTGAACGCCGCCACCGTGAACCACCGGGCGGACCTCTACTCCCTCGGCGTGATGTTTTTTGAAATGCTCGCGGGGCGTTTGCCCGAGGACAACGAAAAGATTTCCAGGGCCTGTCCCGGACTGCCCCGCAACGCTGACGACTTCATGGCCAAGGCGACGGCGCAGAACCCCGCGGACCGCTTTTCGAGCGCCCGCGAGCTGCGCGACGACCTGCTGCGCCTGTACAAGGAGCCGGCAAAGCGCCCCTCCCCGGCGGACCGGCTCCGCAAACTCGCCGGTTTCCTGCGCGGACTCTTCAAGGGCGGACGCGGCCGTTCCTGAACGCCCCGGTTTCCGGCCCTCAGTCCACGCGCAGCACGGCGCACTTGAGATACGAGGTCTCAAGCATCGAGAGCAGGACCGGGTGGTCCGGCGAGGCGGCCCGAAGCTCCAGCAGGCGCACAGTCCGCCCGGCGGCCATGGCCGCACGCTTCACGGCCTCGATGAACATGGCCTCGTCCACAAAATGCGAGCAGGAGGACGTGATGAGGAAGCCGCCCTCCGGGGCAATCTGCCGCAGGGCGGCGGCATTGAGCGCCTGGTAGCGCCCCAGTGCCTTCGACGCCTGGGCGCGGGTCTTCGCGAAGGCCGGCGGGTCAAGGACAATCAGGTCGTAGACCGCGCCGCCGGCGAGCAGGGTCTCCACGTCCCCGCAGACCAGCTCGCATTTCTCCGCCACCCCGTTCAACTCCAAATTGCGCCGTGCCTGCTCCAGCGCCTTCTCCGAACTGTCCGCCGCCGTCACGGACGCCGCCCCCGCCAGCGCCGCGTGGCACGACCAGAAACCGTGGTAGCAGTGGCCGTCGAAGACCCGCGCGCCCGGCGCGAAAAGCCGCGCCACCGGCCAGTTGCTCCGCTGGTCAAGGAACAGCCCGGTCTTCTGCGCGCCGTCCGGGCGCAGTTCCGCCTTCACGCCGTCAACCTCCAGCGTCAGCGTGTCGGGCACCTCGCCGAGCCGCCGCGACCAGCCGCCCTGCTCGAAGACGATGCCGGTCAGCCCCCCCTCGCCCCTGAACCACGACGCCAGGCTGTCCGCGTGCGCCGCGTAGAATTTCGAGGTGGCCTTCACCACCGCCGCGGAACCGTAGCGGTCCGCCACCAGCCCCGGCAGGCCGTCGCTCTCGCCGTAGACCCAGCGGTACACGTCAGCGCCGGGGAAAAGCCGCGCGCGCAGGGCGCGGGCCGCGTCCAGGCGCGCCGCGAAAAACTCCCCGTCCAGGGGCCGCTGGTGGCGGCTCAGAATCCGCACCGCGATGCCGCCCTCGGCCTGGTAAAAGCCCCGGCCCACAAAGCGCTTCCCCTCCGAGAGCACGTCCACAACCTGCCCGTCCGCCAGCCCCTCGGGTATCTGGCTGAACTCGTTGCGGTAGGCCCAGAGATGCCCGCGGATCAGGCGGCGCTCCTCCTTGGTGTTCAGAGTCAGGGCGGGGATTTTGTCGTTCACGGTGTCGCTCCGGTGGGGGCATGGGGGTTTAATTTACAATGACGCGGCATGGCCGCCTGTGGCATGGCCGTCCCGGCCATGAATCTTCCACAGGCTGTGCCCACGCGCCGTTAACACCGCTTCGAAAGCACGTCGGCCTCGTACTTCAGCACGTCGGCCATCCACGCGCCGCCCGCGGGCACGCCCTGCCTCGCGCAGTAGTGGTCCCACACCGCGCCGAAGGGCAGGGTCTTCAACTCCTCCAGCAGGGCCAGGCGCTCGCCGAAACGGCCCTCCGCCTCCAACCGCTTCAGCGTGTCCGCGGGCTCCAGCAGGGCGATGAGCAGGGCCTTGATCATCACCCGCGTGCCGATGACCCAGGCCGCGATGCGGTTGATGCTCGCGTCGAAGAAGTCCAGCCCGATGTGGACCCGCTTCTCAAACCCGTTGCGTACCACCTCCTCGGCAATGGCCCGGATTTCGTCGCTCAGGACGATCACATGGTCGCTGTCCCAGCGCACGCCCCGGCTCACATGCAGCAGCACGTCGTCCAGGTACAGCAGCACCGAGCTCAGCTTGTCCGAGATCACCTCCGTCGGGTGGAAATGCCCCGCGTCCAGGCACAGCAGCAGGTTCCGGCTCACCGCGTAGCCCAGGTAAAACTCGTGCGATCCAATGACGCAGCTTTCCGATCCGATGCCGAAAAGTTTCGACTCGACCGCGTCCAGGTTCTCCGACGGGTCGCTCCGCTCCGCGAAAACCGCGTCCAGGGACTCCCGAAGCAGCTCGCGCGACTTGTACCGGTTCACCGGGATGTCCTTGAACCCGTCCGGTATCCAAAGGTTCGTCACGCAGGGCCTGCCCAGCGCGCGGCCGATGGCCTCGCCGATCCGGCGGCTGGCGACGCAGTGGTCCACCCAGAACTTCCGGATGCCCGCGTCATAGTGCGACAGCGTGAACCCGTCGTCCGCCATCGGATGGCCGAAACAGCTCGGGTTGAAGTCCAGGCCCAGGCCCTTCGCCTTCGCCCAGTCCATCCAGTTCTGGAAATGCGCCGGCTCCAGCGCGTCGCGCCCCACCTTTTTCCCGCCCGTCTCCGCGTACATCGCGTGGATGTTGAACCGGTGTTTGCCCGGCAGGAAGCTGAGCGCCTTCTCCGCGTCCGCCCGCAGCTCCTCCGGCGTGCGCGCCTTCCCCGGATAGTTGCCCGTGGCCTGGATGCCCCCGCCCGAGGCCGCGCTCAGGTTCTCAAACCCGCCCACGTCGTCCCCCTGCCAGCAGTGCAGTGAAATGGAAATTTCCGCCAGACGCGCCAGCGCCGCCTCCGTGTCCACCCCAAGCGCCGCGTACCGTTCCCGCGCCAGCGCGTACCCCGCCTCAATCTGCCCGTCCTTCGGTGCGACAAACATGGTTCACCCTTTCCTGGAAATAAGACGCATTCCGCTCCCCGAAAACCAAACCGGGGGCCTGAAAGGGTATTTTACGCGCCGGACGCCCCTCCGGGCAATGATGAAAGGCCGACGGGCTTAAGCCCCGGCGCGTCCAGTCCGCCGCTTCTCCAGTTCCTTGGCGATTTCCTCCGCCTTCGTGTTCTCGTACAGCCGGGACAGCCGGTCGGCGCACAGCCAGTGAAGGAACAGCCCCGCGCCCCAGCCGAAGAGCGGCCAAACCACCCACAACGGACGCGGCCCCGTGAGCAGGTTGATGACCACCAGCAGCGTCATCACCCCCGCATAGGTCACCGCGTGAATGTACAGCGCCATCTTCATCCGCGTGCGGCACAGCGCGCGCGCGTAGATGTCCTCCTTCTCCTCCTGCGTGAACTCCTCCCCCGCGCCGGGGGCCGTGGATGTGTCAACAGACTGGGCTTGCTCATGCTCGTGCTTGTCCATCATGCTTCTCCTGGCAGGGAATTCTCCCGGGTTTCAAGTTCTTCTTGAAGGGCGTCATGGCAGTCCCCGCAGACCAGTTGCGGCGCGGGAAACGGCCCGTGGGCCAGAAACGCGCGGTCCCCGCGGCCCACTGCCCTGCCGCAGGCCGCGCAGGGATTCTCACGAAGCACCGCCGCCCCGATGAACGCCGTCGCCGCCAGCAGAAACGCAGGCGCCCCTGCCTCCTCAGGCTTGCTCTCCGCGAAATGCTCCGACAGATGGCCCCGCACCAGGTCTGACACCGAAAGGTTCCGCGCCGCGGCCTCCGCCTTAATCCGCTCCATCACCCCACCCTCGATGCGCAGGTGCAGCACCGCGTCCTTCCTGCATCCCCTCGCCGGGACCTGGTGTCGCTCCACATCCCACAGGAGTCTGCGCGCGGCTTTCAGACTGTCCGGTTTCACGCTTTAAGTCTCCTTCACGGCTCGCCACCCGTCCCGGAGACTGGTCCGGGGGGGGCCGGCTGGCCGTGTTTTGGTTTGACCATGTCCCCGGCGGCGGCGGTTCCCCATTCGGGCAGTTCCCGGAAGCGGGACCTTTCACCCCAAGGACGCATGTCATGTTATACGATTGGCATACAAATGTCAACCAAAATTTGGCAGGCCTCTTTCAGCAGCCGTCCCCTTCGTCTCCTTCGTCTCCTTCGTCTCCTTTGTCCCATCTGTCCCATCCGTCCGATCCGTCCGATCCGTCCGATCCCTCCCCAAAACACAATCCCCCAAGCCATCATGATGGCCTGGGGGATTGCTTCACCGGGGCTTTGGTCGGGGTGTCCCCTACAGCGTCCAGCCCTCGCGGTAAACCTTGTGAATGAACTTGGTGGCCTTCTCGTTGCCCTCAAAGGTCATGGAGGCGGCGTTCCATTTCAGTTTGACGCCGGGCATGCGCTTGGCGACATTGCCCAGCAGGCACATCTCGGTGAGGGGTCCGGCGTAGCTGAAGTCGGCGCAGGCGGGCCGGTTCTCCTTGATCGAGGCGATCCAGTCGCCCTCGTGGGAACCGTTCACGCGGGGGATGCTCTCCGGCGCGGGCGCCGCCCCCTTGAACTTGTCCAGCGGCAGCAGCGTGGGGCTGTTCCCGTAAATGCCCGCCGTGAGGAACCCGTCGTCGCCGACCAGGAGGATGCCGCCCTCGTTCTCGCCGAGGAGGCGCGAGTTCTCGATGCCCGGCCAGCCGGGGGGCATGAGCCCGTCATACCAGGTCAGCATGACCGGGGGCATGTCGCCGCGCGCGGGAAAATTGAACCGGACAATCCCCGCGACGGGGTGGGTCTCGTCGTTCACATCGGTGCAGCTCGCCTCGATGGTCTCCGGCGCGCCCAGTTTCAGCGCCCAGAACACGGGGTCCAGGGTGTGGACGCCCCGGTCGCCCATCATGCTGCACCCGAAGTCCAGCCAGCTCCGCCAGGTGAGCGGGTGGTAGGTGGGGTGGTAGGGGCGCATGGGCGCGGGGCCGATCCAGTTCTCCCAGTCCATGCCCTCGGGCAGGGGCGGCGTCTCCGTCGGGCGGACGCCCAACTGCGAGCTCCAGTAGGCGTGGCCCCAGGGGTAGTAGGAGATGCTGGACCAGGCTGCCACCTCGCGCACGGGGCCGACGGCGCCGGACCACACCCACTCGCACAGCTTGCGCATGTCCGCCGACGAGTGCCCCTGGATGCCCATCTGCGTGCGCACCCCCAGGGACGCGGCGGCCTCGGCCACCTTCCGCGCCTCGAAAACCGTGTGGGTGAGCGGCTTCTGGCAGTAGACGTGCTTCCCGGCGCGCATCGCGTCCATCGTGATGACCGCGTGCGTGTGGTCCGGCGTGGCGATGAGCACCGCGTCCAGGTCCTTCTCCTTCTCCAGCATCTCGCGGTGGTCCTTGTACAGCCGCGCGCCGGGGTACTGCGCGAAGGTCTTCGCGGCATAGAGATGGTCCACGTCGCACAGGGCAACGATGTTCTCCCCCGCCATGGCCTTCAGGTTGTTCTCGCCCATGCCGCCCACGCCGATGCCCCCAATGTTCAGCTTGTCGCCCGGCGCCGCGTAAGCCGCGCCGCCCAGCACATGGCGCGGCACGATGCTGAACAGCGACGCCGCCGTGGCGGCCTTCACACCCCTGCCCAAAAATCCGCGACGGTCCAGCGTGTCCATGCTTCCCTGCTCCTTGTCCGTTGGTTTTTCCGGCATAAGCCGGGCCCCGTGTCGCCCGGCGTTCAACACCCGATTATACGCCCCCGCGCCGAAAAGTCCAGAACGGCAAAACAACGGCGGGGCATCCCCGACCGCGGGCGGGGCGGGAGGCTCCCGACCACCCTTTGCGTCCCCTGTGCCCTATGCAGTCTGCCCGCCCGTCCCATCTGCCCCATCCGCCGCATCCCTTCCCCTTCCCTATTCTTTTTGTTGTGTCCCCTGCGTTCTTTTGTGGCCCCCTTCCCCCCTCATCTTCCCATCTTTCCTCTTTGCGCTCTCTGCGCCCTTTGCGGTTGCCTTCCTCCCCTTCCCATTCGTCCCATTCGTCCCATTCGTCCCATTCCCGCCTAACCGCGCCTGATTAGACCCGGCACGCCCGCGGCGGTATAATGGGGCGCGGATGGACGGGCATTTATCCGCGTTCCGGCGTGGGACAGGACAGCAACTGGGCGGATTGGGACAAACATGCGCAGAACCGTTTTCGGGCGTGAAATTTATGTGCCCCTGGACCCCTTCAAGGCGTCGCGGCGCGTTGAAACGGCCATTCTGTCCCGCTATCTGGACGTGAAACCCGGTGAGCGGCTCCTCGATATCGGCTGCGGCACCGGCTACTGGACGGAATGGCTGGCCGGTCCGGGCCGCGCCGCCGGCATTGACCTCCTCGGCGAAGACCTCAGCATCGCCCGGGCCCACCATGCCGGAAACCGCCACGCCTACCTCCGCGCCAACGCCGAGCGCCTCCCCTTCGGCGACGCCGCCTTCGACAAGATTTTCGGCGTCTGCTCCGTCGAGCACATCCCGGACAACGACGCCGCCTTTTCCGAGTTTCACCGCTGCCTCAAACCCGGCGGCGTGCTCGCCCTCACCCTCGACGCCCTGAACTATGACGCCATTCCCGAGGCCGCACGCGCCGCGCACGCCGTCCGCTACCATGTGGCCCACTTCTATGACGCGGACTATGCCCGCAGGATGCTCGAAACCCACGGCTTCGCCGTGACCCACCTGGAATACCTCATCTGCTCGCCCCTGTCCCACGCGCTGAACCTCTTCGGCGACCGGAACCGCAAGTTCCAGTACCTGCTCTTCCCCGCCGCATACCCCATGATGCGACTGGCCGACCGCTGGCTGGGCCGCCGCGACCAGGGCTGGAAACTCGCCGTGCGCGCGGTGAGGGCCTAGCCGTGGGGATGCTTCCCGCAAACCCCTCCTCCAGGGTCTTTGTCTCCTGGGTGAAACACACCACCCGCAGCGCCAGCCTCGCCGCCGGGCTGGGCGCGGAGAACTTCTTCTTTTTTGACTGGCCCAAGGCCGGTCCCCTGAAATACCTCGCCCGCGGCGCGCGCACCGCCGCCATGCTGCTCCGCCTGCGCCCCGCCGTCGTCTTCTGCATGAACCCGCCCTACTTCCTCGGCCTGCTCGCATGGCTGTACACCCTCCTGTTCAGGGCGCGCCTCGTGCTCGACTCGCACTCCGCAGCCTTCGACCAGCCCGAGTGGGTGCGCCTCATGCCCCTGCACCGCTTCATCGCGCGGCGCGCGCTCTGCTCCGTCGTCACCAACGCCGAGCTCGCCCGCAGGCTTACGGGCTGGGGCGCCGCCGCCTGCGTCATCAGCGACATCCCCTACGAAATCCCCGGGGGAAGTTTCCCCGTCGAGTCCGGCCGATTCTCCGTGTGCTTCTCCTGCTCCTTCGCGCCGGACGAGCCCGTGGCCGCCTTTCTGCAGGCCGCCCGCGCCCTGCCGGAGGTCCGCTTCTACGTCACCGGAAACAGCCGGCGCGCGCCCGGCGCGTTGTCCGGCGGCGTCCCGGACAATG from Candidatus Hydrogenedentota bacterium carries:
- a CDS encoding ABC transporter permease subunit, whose amino-acid sequence is MTRRVFLAWLAELLRAMRLWQTWAGPLMAGAAVGLTLPLRPVVRDGRSDYDFIAQASPMALGLVGFVMLLVWCAGLLAPETGSGAVRFYLVRPILRREYVLAKFLAGAAYAVLLLAVVGGASWGVAFALGDLQGVAYGGELVHTREAMFGAWLLGGLLSLLPLWAGASLALLASACTRSTATAAMVTLGVWLLLDLVKHPLGVDAWVFTTYLEAPWQVFVNRCDGLDASWSPMAWRCAAASLGVTLPSVGGAMLVLGRRDLTA
- a CDS encoding class I SAM-dependent methyltransferase: MRRTVFGREIYVPLDPFKASRRVETAILSRYLDVKPGERLLDIGCGTGYWTEWLAGPGRAAGIDLLGEDLSIARAHHAGNRHAYLRANAERLPFGDAAFDKIFGVCSVEHIPDNDAAFSEFHRCLKPGGVLALTLDALNYDAIPEAARAAHAVRYHVAHFYDADYARRMLETHGFAVTHLEYLICSPLSHALNLFGDRNRKFQYLLFPAAYPMMRLADRWLGRRDQGWKLAVRAVRA
- a CDS encoding 2TM domain-containing protein, giving the protein MMDKHEHEQAQSVDTSTAPGAGEEFTQEEKEDIYARALCRTRMKMALYIHAVTYAGVMTLLVVINLLTGPRPLWVVWPLFGWGAGLFLHWLCADRLSRLYENTKAEEIAKELEKRRTGRAGA
- a CDS encoding VCBS repeat-containing protein — encoded protein: MIAGMAAALALGALTFTPQSADGLWVGPLKPLSDQAMMNCRQADLDGDGLADLLFDHGVWFQRGGGFPAEARGVLPREADGKLLDTHGGLLYAVGGGELLVFSWDGGKFKEDHAQCVEWPGAGPDPSGSGGRLGRFLHDVDGDGRPELAAAAEDGLVLFSWRNGQYAPAGLLPVYPGLQLVQMHDRPLWPRARRALAFPARQMLCDVSVMNMAVSVFSRGPGSAGSFVHERTHYPLGFKENGFAFEGEPAVWRGPAVPEHVRPCRLNPDNVPDFAGHRRARSGGRNLEVSLLETWASLDGGDSFTVRRSVCLPQFLPQAAFLDLDGDGLSDLVTEGTELFDGGVRETVSRFMTGRTVPHRVRVYRQEGGGVSTAPTLDFRTSLDMGGPLWKSPPRFRQYQAAELVSLAGDFDGDGFRDVLVRDREDRAAVHLVRGWKASDRPDTVVAVPQGSRVTVADVNGDGRSDLVVSGPSDAPDVTVHYSGGGTP
- a CDS encoding class I SAM-dependent rRNA methyltransferase, with the translated sequence MNDKIPALTLNTKEERRLIRGHLWAYRNEFSQIPEGLADGQVVDVLSEGKRFVGRGFYQAEGGIAVRILSRHQRPLDGEFFAARLDAARALRARLFPGADVYRWVYGESDGLPGLVADRYGSAAVVKATSKFYAAHADSLASWFRGEGGLTGIVFEQGGWSRRLGEVPDTLTLEVDGVKAELRPDGAQKTGLFLDQRSNWPVARLFAPGARVFDGHCYHGFWSCHAALAGAASVTAADSSEKALEQARRNLELNGVAEKCELVCGDVETLLAGGAVYDLIVLDPPAFAKTRAQASKALGRYQALNAAALRQIAPEGGFLITSSCSHFVDEAMFIEAVKRAAMAAGRTVRLLELRAASPDHPVLLSMLETSYLKCAVLRVD
- a CDS encoding serine/threonine protein kinase, coding for MRDSEEYPALDAGVVVADRYEILRRIGKGGMGEVFLAADRNTGQKVALKTLHAKYSRNMNAVARFIREVRLARRLNHPGIVKIFDARQWEGTLFYTMEYVEGKSVRHWLRQRGKLDFGSTVRILCLVADALEHAHKITIHRDLSPENVMVLRDGSVRLLDFGLAKLDDEFRGLTLVGVNLGKLKYMAPEQRLNAATVNHRADLYSLGVMFFEMLAGRLPEDNEKISRACPGLPRNADDFMAKATAQNPADRFSSARELRDDLLRLYKEPAKRPSPADRLRKLAGFLRGLFKGGRGRS
- a CDS encoding L-rhamnose isomerase, which gives rise to MFVAPKDGQIEAGYALARERYAALGVDTEAALARLAEISISLHCWQGDDVGGFENLSAASGGGIQATGNYPGKARTPEELRADAEKALSFLPGKHRFNIHAMYAETGGKKVGRDALEPAHFQNWMDWAKAKGLGLDFNPSCFGHPMADDGFTLSHYDAGIRKFWVDHCVASRRIGEAIGRALGRPCVTNLWIPDGFKDIPVNRYKSRELLRESLDAVFAERSDPSENLDAVESKLFGIGSESCVIGSHEFYLGYAVSRNLLLCLDAGHFHPTEVISDKLSSVLLYLDDVLLHVSRGVRWDSDHVIVLSDEIRAIAEEVVRNGFEKRVHIGLDFFDASINRIAAWVIGTRVMIKALLIALLEPADTLKRLEAEGRFGERLALLEELKTLPFGAVWDHYCARQGVPAGGAWMADVLKYEADVLSKRC
- a CDS encoding ABC transporter ATP-binding protein yields the protein METCLALENLTKRYGRTLAVDALSLEVRRGEVLGLLGRNGAGKSTTIGMLCRLIRRTSGRVEIFGLDLDRHFLQIAGRMGVLVERPAFHEHLTVRRVLKLHALLSGRNMSPDWALKTADLEHAAGMKVGALSQGMRQRLGIAQAILTEPELLVLDEPTSGLDVEGTREVLRFLRRLADDVGVTIIFSSHQMGEVETLCDRVAILNKGRLVACEEKASLRPWDLSRVDALCDRPEEAAALLGREPWVLSASADGNGVRLELDGPRADEVAAALVGGGFRVSGLLPRRLTLEDYFLKVTAP
- a CDS encoding Gfo/Idh/MocA family oxidoreductase, which produces MDTLDRRGFLGRGVKAATAASLFSIVPRHVLGGAAYAAPGDKLNIGGIGVGGMGENNLKAMAGENIVALCDVDHLYAAKTFAQYPGARLYKDHREMLEKEKDLDAVLIATPDHTHAVITMDAMRAGKHVYCQKPLTHTVFEARKVAEAAASLGVRTQMGIQGHSSADMRKLCEWVWSGAVGPVREVAAWSSISYYPWGHAYWSSQLGVRPTETPPLPEGMDWENWIGPAPMRPYHPTYHPLTWRSWLDFGCSMMGDRGVHTLDPVFWALKLGAPETIEASCTDVNDETHPVAGIVRFNFPARGDMPPVMLTWYDGLMPPGWPGIENSRLLGENEGGILLVGDDGFLTAGIYGNSPTLLPLDKFKGAAPAPESIPRVNGSHEGDWIASIKENRPACADFSYAGPLTEMCLLGNVAKRMPGVKLKWNAASMTFEGNEKATKFIHKVYREGWTL
- a CDS encoding glycosyltransferase codes for the protein MGMLPANPSSRVFVSWVKHTTRSASLAAGLGAENFFFFDWPKAGPLKYLARGARTAAMLLRLRPAVVFCMNPPYFLGLLAWLYTLLFRARLVLDSHSAAFDQPEWVRLMPLHRFIARRALCSVVTNAELARRLTGWGAAACVISDIPYEIPGGSFPVESGRFSVCFSCSFAPDEPVAAFLQAARALPEVRFYVTGNSRRAPGALSGGVPDNVTLTGYVSNEAYFGLLRGVNAVMVLTTRDFTMQRGGSEAVGAGKPLVISDWPTLREIFPLGAVHVENTPEGIIAGVRQALRDEARLRGEMAEMSRLRDERWREAVARLGRALESGSMQ